A window of the Diabrotica undecimpunctata isolate CICGRU chromosome 1, icDiaUnde3, whole genome shotgun sequence genome harbors these coding sequences:
- the LOC140434077 gene encoding uncharacterized protein has protein sequence MMSDFLRLQDKRYKRIVNCIKRSNISKLNQLKDSLASLTSTNDNVWLVNQSNVSLPQDIKSFLSLDPKFSLPISVKDIDMYTYLADIEYCIKELPTDSQKFKRSKITNIITYHIKTKRHYISTSMAIETKTRKFLKYNPDIVVTRAYKANTTVIMDRNEYITKSFELLNDPHSYKKSPKI, from the coding sequence ATGATGTCTGATTTCCTGAGACTACAGGACAAAAGATATAAAAGAATCGTTAACTGTATAAAAAGAAGCAATATCTCAAAACTTAACCAACTTAAAGACTCTTTAGCTTCACTTACAAGTACAAATGACAATGTATGGTTGGTAAATCAATCTAATGTATCTTTGCCTCAAGACATAAAATCTTTTCTATCACTAGATCCAAAATTTTCACTACCAATCTCAGTGAAAGATATTGATATGTACACATACTTAGCTGACATTGAGTACTGTATTAAGGAACTTCCTACAGACTCACAAAAGTTTAAACGTTCGAAAATCACGAACATCATTACTTACCACATCAAAACTAAACGTCACTACATCAGTACATCCATGGCCATTGAAACAAAAACGagaaaatttttgaaatacaacCCTGATATTGTAGTAACGAGAGCATACAAGGCTAACACTACAGTTATAATGGACAGAAACGAGTACATCACCAAATCATTTGAGCTTCTCAATGACCCACATTCCTATAAAAAATCCCCAAAGATCTGA